Genomic DNA from Klebsiella variicola:
TGTCGGCCGGTAACTCCGGGATGTACGCTTCCACGCGTATGCTGTACACCCTGGCCTGCGACGGCAAAGCGCCGCGTATTTTCTCGAAGCTGTCGCGTGGCGGCGTGCCGCGCAACGCGCTGTACGCGACCACTGTTATCGCGGCGCTGTGCTTCCTGACGTCCATGTTCGGCAACCAGACGGTGTACCTGTGGCTGCTGAACACCTCCGGGATGACCGGCTTTATCGCCTGGCTGGGTATTGCGATCAGCCACTATCGTTTCCGTCGCGGCTACGTCATGCAGGGTAACGATATTAATAATCTGCCGTATCGTTCCGGGTTCTTCCCGCTGGGGCCGATCTTCGCCTTCGTGCTGTGCCTTATCATCACCCTCGGACAGAACTACGAAGCGTTCCTCAAGGACACCATTGACTGGGGCGGCGTGGCGGCGACCTACATCGGTATTCCGCTGTTCCTCGTCATCTGGTTTGGTTACAAGCTGGCGAAAGGCACCCGCTTTGTTCGCTACAGCGAAATGACCTTCCCGGACCGCTTTAAGCGTTAATCTTCGCAATTGTGCGATAAAAGCCCTCTGAAAAGAGGGCTTTTTTTATGTCCGCACGGTTACAGCTTGACACAATTCTTCATAATTATATTGATAATCGTAATCATTATCTTTATCATTTTCGCCCATTACGGATGAAGCCACTCCCCGTCTCTGCCATTGGGTCAGACTGACATCGGGCGACCAGCCACATCGACGAGAAAACAGCGCGAGCATGTCGCCGACAGAGCGACAGGCCGCCAGCGCGTGTGAGCAGCACCTTTTTGTTTGTTTGGTTGTACACCTCATGGAGATTTGGAATGTTCAGGTTAAACCCTTTTATCCGGGCGGGATTGTCTGCGTCCGTCGTATCATTGGCGTTTCCGGCTCTCGCCGATGTAAATGAAGAAACGCTGGTGGTGACCGCCTCGGCCACTGAACAGAGCGTCAAAGACGCGCCGGCGAGCATCAGCGTCATCACCCAGCAGGATTTACAACGTAAGCCCGTCCAGAACCTGAAAGACGTACTGCGCGATGTCCCTGGGGTCCAGCTCACTAACGAAGGAGATAACCGCAAGGGCGTCAGCATTCGCGGTCTGAGCAGCAGCTATACCCTGATCCTCGTCGACGGGAAACGCGTCAACTCCCGCAACGCCGTCTTCCGCCACAATGACTTCGACCTGAACTGGATCCCGGTGGATGCCATCGAACGTATCGAGGTGGTGCGCGGCCCGATGTCCTCCCTTTACGGTTCCGATGCGCTCGGCGGCGTGGTCAACATTATTACCAAAAAAATCGGCCAGAAATGGACCGGGACGCTGAGCGCCGATACCACCATTCAGGAACACCGCGATCGCGGCGATACCTGGAACGGTCAGTTCTTCACCAGCGGTCCGCTGATCGACGGCGTGCTCGGGATGAAGGCCTACGGCAGCCTGGCAAAACGCGCCAAGGACGATCCGCAATCTTCCAGCAGCGCCACCGGCGAGACGCCGCGCATCGAGGGCTTCACCAGCCGCGATGGCAATGTTGAATTCGCCTGGACGCCGGGCGAAAACCATGATTTTACGGCGGGCTATGGCTTTGACCGTCAGGATCGTGATTCCGATTCCCTTGACCGCAACCGCCTTGAGCGTGAGAACTACTCCCTGAGCCATAATGGCCGCTGGGATATGGGTAACAGCGAGCTCAAGTTCTACGGCGAAAAGGTGGATAACAAAAATCCGGGGCAGAACGGGACCATCACCTCGGAAAGCAATGCCATCGACGGCAAGTATGTCCTGCCGCTGGACATGATTAACCAGCTGGTGACCTTCGGCGGCGAATGGCGCCACGATAAACTCAAAGATCCGGTCAACCTGAGCAGTGGCGGCCAGTCGACCTCCGCCAGTCAGTACGCCCTGTTTATCGAAGACGAATGGCGCATCATCGAGCCGCTGGCGCTGACCACCGGCATTCGTATGGACGACCATCAGACCTATGGCGATCACTGGAGCCCACGCGCCTATCTGGTGTATAACGCCACCGATACCGTCACCGTCAAAGGCGGCTGGGCGACGGCGTTTAAAGCCCCGTCGCTGCTGCAGCTTAACCCCGACTGGACCACCAACTCCTGCCGCGGGTCGTGCAGCATCATCGGTAACCCGGACCTGAAACCGGAAACCAGTGAAAGCTTCGAGCTCGGTCTCTACTACCGTGGGGAAGAGGGCTGGCTGCAGGATGTTGAAGGCAGCATCACCACCTTCCAGAATAATGTCGACGATATGATCGATGTTCTGCGCACCTCCAGCGCCAGCGAAGCGCCGGGCTACCCGAACTTTGTCGGCTGGAAAACCGTCAACGGCAAGCGCGTGCCGATCTTCCGCTATTTCAACGTCAACAAAGCCCGCATCAAAGGGGTGGAGACGGAGGTGAAGATCCCGTTTGGCGATGAGTGGAAGCTGACGATGAACTACACCTACAACGATGGCCGCGATCTGAGCAATGGCGGCGACAAACCGCTGCAGACGCTGCCGTTCCATACCGCCAACGGCACGCTTGACTGGAAACCGCTGGACGACTGGTCCTTCTACGTGACGGCCAACTATACCGGCCAGCAACGCGCGGTAAGCGCCACCGGCAAAACGCCGGGCGGCTACACCCTGTTTGACGTTGGCGCGGCATGGCAGGTGACCAAAAACGTGAAACTGCGCTCCGGGGTGCAGAACGTGGGTGATAAAGATCTGAGCCGGGACGACTACAGCTATACCGAAGAGGGCCGTCGCTACTTTATGGCGGTGGATTATCGCTTCTGATCGTCGGCACTAAAACGTGGCCTGCGGGCCTGAGCATGCGCCGCGAAGCTGCTTCGCGGCGCAGTGGCGTTTAGGCAAAGAGATGCTGCGCATGGAAGCGCAGATGGTCTTCAATAAACGAGGCAATGAAGTAATAGCTGTGGTCGTAGCCAGGCTGGATACGCAGCGTTAACGGCCAGGCCTTCTGGCGGGCGGTTTCCGCCAGTACGGCTGGCTGTAATTGCCCGGCGAGGAACGGATCGTTATCGCCCTGGTCGATCAGCGTCGGCACGGCGTCAGCCGGCTGGCTGGCCTGCATCAGCGCGCAGCTGTCCCACGACTGCCATGTCGATTCATCCGCGCCCAGATAGGCGGTAAACGCTTTCTTGCCCCACGGCACCTGGCCGGGATTGACGATCGGCGCGAAGGCGGAGACGCTGGCGTAGCGGCCCGGATTTTTGAGCGCCATTACCAGCGCGCCGTGACCGCCCATCGAATGGCCGCTGATGGCGCAGCGTTCGCCGACGCTAAACTCGCTACGGATCAGCGCGGGCAGTTCATCGCGCAGATAATCATACATCCGATAGTGCGCCGCCCACGGCGCCTCGGTGGCATTCAGGTAGAAGCCGGCGCCTTGCCCCAGATCGTATCCATCATCGTTGGCGACCTCATCACCGCGCGGGCTGGTATCCGGCATCACCAGCGCGATGCCCAGCTCAGCGGCAATGCGCTGGGCGCCCGCCTTGGTGGTAAAGTTTTCGTCGTTACAGGTTAGCCCGGACAGCCAGTACAGTACCGGCGGCGGCGTTTCGCGCTCAGGCGGTAAAAAAATGCTGAACGTCATGGCGCAGTTCAGGACAGGGGAGTGATGACGCCAGCGTTGTTGCCGACCGTCAAAACAGCGATGCTCTTCAAGCAGTTCCATGCAAGGCTCCTCGAAAGGGGTGTGCGCGTAAACGTTCATAATACAGATATTTCATTAGCCGGTGAGTAACTTTCACTTTCTCCTTTTGAGAACTTACTGCATCATTAATGCAACTTATAGCCAACATGCCGGTGTAGCGATGGCGCTTATGGATGCGTACAGCGGTTAGATCATTCCGGATTCGGCGATAAGGATTTGGCGCCGCGCCTGAGGCGCGGCTTCAGGCCCTAATAAAAGGCAGCGCCAATTTCAATAATTATCGTTACGGCTACTGGATTCTGTGCGCCACCTCACGCACAATGAATACAAACTTTGCCCCCAGAAAAAGCAAAGAGCGCCACACCTGCAGGAGAAACCCAAATGTCATCACTGAGTAAAGAAGCCGTCCTCGTTCATGAAGCGCTGGTCGCTCGTGGGCTGGAGACGCCGATGCGTGCGCCAGTACAAGAAATTGATAACGAAACACGCAAGCGTTTGATTACCGGTCATATGACCGAGATTATGCAACTGCTGAATCTGGATCTGAGTGATGACAGTCTGATGGAGACCCCGCATCGCATCGCCAAAATGTATGTCGATGAGATCTTCTCCGGGCTGGATTACTCCCGCTTCCCGAAAATCACCGTCATTGAAAACAAAATGAAGGTTGATGAAATGGTGACCGTGCGCGATATCACCCTGACCAGCACCTGCGAACACCATTTCGTCACCATCGATGGTAAAGCGACAGTAGCCTATATCCCGAAAGATGCGGTGATCGGCCTGTCGAAAATCAACCGCATCGTGCAGTTTTTCGCCCAGCGTCCGCAGGTCCAGGAGCGTCTGACCCAGCAGATCCTGATCGCGCTGCAGACGCTGCTCGGCACCAGCAACGTGGCGGTATCCATTGACGCGGTGCATTACTGCGTGAAGGCGCGCGGCATTCGCGATGCGACCAGCGCCACCACCACCACCTCTCTCGGCGGCCTGTTTAAATCCAGCCAGAATACCCGCCAGGAATTCCTGCGCGCAGTACGTCACCACAACTAAAACGGAGCAGGGTACATGGAGAGAAATGTCACGCTGGACTTTGTCCGCGGCGTCGCCATCCTCGGTATCCTGCTTCTCAATATCAGCGCCTTCGGCTTGCCGAAGGCCGCTTACCTCAATCCCGCCTGGTCAGGAAACGCGACCCTCAGCGATGCCTGGACGTGGGCACTCCTCGACCTGCTGGCGCAGGTGAAGTTTCTCACCCTGTTCGCGTTGCTGTTTGGCGCCGGTCTGCAGCTATTGCTCCCGCGAGGGAAGCGCTGGATCCAGTCGCGGCTGACGCTGCTGGCGCTGCTCGGTTTCATTCACGGTCTTTTTTTCTGGGATGGCGACATTCTGCTGGCCTACGCCCTGGTGGGGCTGGTGAGCTGGCGCATGGTGCGTGAGGCGCACCATGTCAAATCGCTGTTCAATACCGGGGTGGTGCTCTACCTCATCGGCATTGCGGTGCTGGTCCTGCTGGGAGTCATCTCCGGGACGGCGGCGAATCGCTCCTGGGTGCCGGATGCGGCGAACCTGCAGTATGAGCAGTACTGGAAGCTGCACGGCGGCATGGAGGCGGTCAGCAACCGGGCGGATATGCTATCGGACAATCTGCTGGCGCTGGGCGCCCAGTATGGCTGGCAGCTGGCGGGGATGATGCTGATGGGCGCGGCGCTAATGCGCAGCGGCTGGCTCAAAGGGCAGTTCAGCCTGCGTCACTACCGGCGCACGGGTGCCCTGCTGGTGGTGGCCGGCATGGCGGTAAATCTGCCGGCAATATTCGCCCAGTGGTATCTGGCCTGGGACTATCGCTGGTGCGCGTTTTTGCTGCAGGCGCCGCGCGAACTGAGCGCCCCCTTACAGGCGATCGGCTATGCCTCGCTGGCCTGGGGCTACTGGCCGCAGCTGTGCCGTTTCCGCCTGGTGGGCGCTATCGCCTGCGTCGGACGCATGGCGCTGACCAACTACCTGCTGCAGACCCTGATCTGCACCACCCTGTTTTATCATCTCGGGCTGTTTATGCGCTTCGATCGTCTGCAGCTGCTGGCCTTTGTTCCCCCCATCTGGGCTGTTAACCTCCTTGTCTCATCGCTGTGGCTGCGCCGCTTCCGCCAGGGGCCGGTGGAATGGCTGTGGCGTCAGTTAACCCTGCGTGCGTCAGGCACATCATTGAAAGACACATCCAGATAACGATCTCGATCACAATCATTAACAAAACGGATGTAAACGTTTCCAGCCGTGTGACCTCACTCACGTAGCGGACCGCGGGTCGCTGCCAGAATAGCCTCCTTGCTGAGCACAGGAGGTGAATGTGACGTGCTGTAATTCTCTTAAGGTCGCTGAGTATGATCACCATTCGTGATGTCGCCCGCCAGGCGGGTGTATCCGTGGCCACCGTGTCGCGGGTGCTGAACAACAGCGCGCTGGTGAGTCCGGATACGCGCGACGCCGTGATGAAAGCGGTGACCCAACTGGGCTACCGACCCAACGCCAACGCTCAGGCGCTGGCCACCCAGGTGAGCGATACCATCGGCGTGGTGGTGATGGACGTCTCCGACGCCTTCTTCGGCGCGCTGGTGAAAGCGGTGGATACCGTCGCCCAGCAGCATCAGAAGTATGTGCTGATCGGCAACAGCTATCACGAGGCGGAAAAAGAGCGCCACGCCATCGAGGTGCTGATCCGCCAGCGCTGCTCGGCGCTGATTGTCCATTCGAAAGCGCTCAGCGATGATGAACTGAGCGACTTTATGCAACATATCCCGGGAATGGTGCTGATCAACCGCATTGTGCCAGGCTTTGCCCATCGCTGCGTCGGGCTCGACAACGTCAGCGGCGCGCTGATGGCCACCCGCATGCTGCTCAATCAGGGTCACCAGCGCATCGGCTATCTCTCCTCAAACCACGGCATTGAAGATGACGATATGCGTCGGGAAGGGTGGAGCAAAGCGCTGCAGGAGCAGGGCATCATCGCCCCGGACAGCTGGGTCGGTTCTGGCTCCCCGGATATGCAGGGCGGCGAGGCGGCGATGGTCGAACTGCTGGGGCGCAATCTCGGTCTCACCGCGGTGTTTGCCTATAACGACAGCATGGCGGCCGGCGCGCTGACGACCCTGAAGGACAACGGCATTGTCGTGCCGCAGCATCTGTCGCTGATTGGCTTTGATGATATTCCTATTTCCCGTTACACCGATCCTCAACTCACTACCGTGCGCTATCCGGTAATGTCGATGGCAAAGCTGGCCACCGAGCTGGCGCTGCTGGGGGCGGCCGGCAAGCTGGATCGCGAGGCAACGCACTGCTTTATGCCGACGCTGGTGCGCCGTCATTCCGTTGCCCAGCGGCAAACTGTGGGGCCGATCACTAACTGAAGCGGTGATGGGATGTAACCGCTTTCAATTTGTGAGTAAATTCACAGTATATTAACATTCGCCTGATTATGATGGCAGCGTTTACCAGTCTGAACCACGAGGTGATGGGTTATCCTCACTTTTTTAAGTAGGAACAAGGCGTTAAACGAGTTTTAGAGTCGTATTTTTCTGGAGCGTTACCCGACACGGAAGACCGAATTTTCGTCGTGAAATGCGTTGTGCGGTAACACTAATGCAACAAACCCCGCCCGCACTTTTTCACAATAATGACCCTGCATAATAAAACCGGAGATTCCATGAATAAGAAGGTGTTTACCCTGTCTGCTGTAATGGCTGGTCTTTTATTTGGCGCCGCCGCACACGCAGCAGATACCCGTATCGGCGTGACGATTTATAAATATGACGACAACTTTATGTCGGTGGTGCGTAAGGCAATTGAAAAAGATGGCAAATCCGCGCCTGACGTCCAGCTGCTGATGAATGACTCGCAGAACGACCAGTCGAAACAAAACGATCAAATTGACGTGCTGTTGGCGAAAGGCGTGAAGGCGCTGGCGATTAACCTGGTTGACCCGGCGGCAGCGGGAACGGTGATTGAAAAAGCGCGCGGGCAGAATATTCCTGTGGTGTTCTTCAACAAAGAGCCTTCCCGCAAAGCGCTGGATAGTTATGACAAGGCTTATTACGTCGGTACCGATTCGAAAGAGTCGGGGATTATTCAGGGCGATCTGATCGCCAAGCACTGGAAAGCCAACCCGAACTGGGATCTGAATAAAGACGGCCAGATCCAGTTCGTCCTGCTGAAAGGCGAGCCGGGCCATCCGGATGCGGAAGCGCGTACCACCTACGTTATCAAAGAGCTGAATGATAAAGGTCTGAAGACCCAGCAGCTGCAACTGGATACCGCCATGTGGGATACCGCGCAGGCGAAAGACAAAATGGACGCCTGGCTCTCCGGCCCGAATGCGAACAAGATTGAAGTAGTGATCGCGAACAACGATGCCATGGCGATGGGCGCGGTTGAAGCGCTGAAAGCGCACAACAAGAGCAGCATTCCGGTGTTTGGCGTCGATGCCCTGCCAGAAGCGCTGGCGCTGGTGAAATCCGGTGCGATGGCCGGTACCGTGCTGAACGATGCCAACAACCAGGCGAAAGCGACCTTCGATCTGGCGAAAAACCTCGCGGAAGGTAAAGAAGCCGCGGCGGGCACCAACTGGAAAATTGACAACAAGATTGTTCGCGTACCGTACGTGGGCGTCGATAAAGACAACCTGAGCCAGTTTACCGGCAAGTAATCGTGATGTGAGTTGCGGGCGTGGTTTAACCACGCCCGATTATTCCTGATACAGAACCAGACTCCTGCTGGCGTTATTGCGCCGGACGGGGCGTGCATGAACGCAGCCAGGTATAACTATGGTCAGCAATAATAGCGAACGGTCAGGCGAATATTTGTTGGAAATGACCAACATCAACAAATCGTTTCCTGGCGTCAAGGCTCTTGATAATGTCAACCTGAAGGTTCGTCCGCACTCCATTCATGCGTTAATGGGTGAGAACGGCGCCGGCAAATCGACATTATTAAAATGCCTTTTTGGGATCTATCAAAAAGATTCCGGTAGCATTCTTTTTCAGGGAAAAGAGATCGATTTCCATTCGGCGAAAGAAGCCCTGGAAAACGGTATATCGATGGTGCATCAGGAATTAAACCTGGTTTTACAGCGTTCAGTCATGGATAACATGTGGCTCGGACGCTATCCCACCAAAGGCATGTTTGTCGATCAGGACAAAATGTACCGGGATACCAAGGCCATTTTTGATGAGCTGGATATTGATATCGACCCGCGCGCCCGCGTCGGTACCTTATCGGTATCCCAGATGCAGATGATTGAGATCGCTAAGGCGTTTTCCTATGACGCCAAAATCGTCATCATGGACGAGCCGACGTCATCGCTGACGGAAAAAGAGGTCAACCATCTGTTTAAGATCATCCGCAAGCTGAAAGATCGCGGCTGCGGTATCGTCTATATCTCGCATAAAATGGAAGAAATTTTCCAGCTGTGCGATGAAATAACCATCCTGCGCGACGGCCAGTGGATCGCCACCCAGCCGCTGGAAGGGCTGGATATGGACAAGATTATCGCCATGATGGTCGGGCGCTCGCTCAACCAGCGTTTTCCGGATCGCGAAAATACCCCGGGAGAAGTGATCCTCCAGGTGCGCAATCTCACCTCGCTGCGTCAACCCTCCATTCGCGATGTCTCCTTTGATCTGCATAAGGGCGAAATTCTCGGTATCGCCGGCCTGGTAGGCGCTAAACGCACCGACATCGTGGAGACCCTGTTCGGGATCCGTGAGAAGGCCAGCGGCACCATCACCCTGCACGGTAAGAAGATCAACAACCACAGCGCCAACGAGGCGATTAACCACGGTTTTGCACTGGTGACCGAGGAGCGGCGCTCCACCGGGATTTATGCCTATCTGGATATCGGTTTTAACTCGCTGATCTCCAATATTAAGAAATATAAAAACAGCATCGGCTTGCTGGATAACTCGCGAATGAAGAGCGACACCCAGTGGGTTATTGACTCGATGCGCGTTAAAACCCCCGGCCAGCATACGCAGATCGGTTCGCTTTCCGGTGGTAACCAGCAAAAGGTCATTATAGGCCGCTGGCTGCTGACCCAGCCGGAGATCCTGATGCTGGATGAGCCAACGCGCGGTATCGACGTCGGCGCCAAATTCGAGATCTACCAGCTGATTGCCGAGCTGGCTAAAAAAGACAAAGGGATCATTATTATTTCTTCCGAAATGCCGGAACTGCTGGGGATTACCGACCGCATTCTGGTGATGAGCAATGGCCTTGTCGCGGGCATTGTAGAGACTAAAACCACCACGCAAAACGAAATACTGCGTCTTGCGTCATTGCACCTTTAAGATCAGGGGCTTCACATGAGTGCGTTAAATAAAAAGAGTTTTCTCACTTACCTGAAAGAGGGTGGGATCTATGTCGTCCTTCTGGTCCTGTTGGCCATTATTATTTTCCAGGATCCGACATTTTTAAGTCTGCTCAACCTGAGTAATATTCTGACCCAGTCTTCGGTGCGTATTATTATTGCCCTGGGCGTGGCCGGACTTATCGTCACGCAGGGGACCGACCTCTCCGCCGGCCGTCAGGTGGGACTGGCGGCGGTGATTGCCGCCACCATGCTGCAGGCGGTGGATAATGCCAACAAGGTGTTCCCGGATATGGCGACCATGCCGATCCCGTTGGTGATCCTGCTGGTGTGCGCCATCGGGGCGGTCATCGGCCTGATTAACGGGATCGTCATCGCCTACCTGAACGTGACGCCGTTTATTACCACCCTCGGCACTATGATCATCGTGTACGGCATTAACTCGCTGTACTACGACTTCGTGGGCGCGTCGCCGATCTCCGGTTTTGACAGCCACTTCTCCCATTTTGCCCAGGGGTTTGTGGCGCTGGGCTCGTTCCGCCTGTCCTACATTACCTTCTACGCGCTGATTGCCGTCTTCTTTGTCTGGATCCTGTGGAACAAGACGCGCTTTGGTAAAAACATCTTCGCTATCGGCGGTAACCCGGAAGCGGCGAAAGTCTCCGGGGTTAACGTGGCGTTGAACCTGCTGATGATCTATGCCCTCTCCGGGGTGTTCTACGCCTTCGGCGGCCTGCTGGAAGCCGGGCGTATCGGCTCGGCGACCAATAACCTCGGCTTTATGTACGAACTGGACGCCATCGCCGCCTGTGTGGTGGGCGGCGTATCGTTCAGCGGCGGGGTAGGGACCGTATTCGGCGTGGTGACAGGGGTGATTATCTTCACCGTCATCAACTACGGCCTGACCTATATCGGC
This window encodes:
- the mglA gene encoding galactose/methyl galactoside ABC transporter ATP-binding protein MglA, giving the protein MVSNNSERSGEYLLEMTNINKSFPGVKALDNVNLKVRPHSIHALMGENGAGKSTLLKCLFGIYQKDSGSILFQGKEIDFHSAKEALENGISMVHQELNLVLQRSVMDNMWLGRYPTKGMFVDQDKMYRDTKAIFDELDIDIDPRARVGTLSVSQMQMIEIAKAFSYDAKIVIMDEPTSSLTEKEVNHLFKIIRKLKDRGCGIVYISHKMEEIFQLCDEITILRDGQWIATQPLEGLDMDKIIAMMVGRSLNQRFPDRENTPGEVILQVRNLTSLRQPSIRDVSFDLHKGEILGIAGLVGAKRTDIVETLFGIREKASGTITLHGKKINNHSANEAINHGFALVTEERRSTGIYAYLDIGFNSLISNIKKYKNSIGLLDNSRMKSDTQWVIDSMRVKTPGQHTQIGSLSGGNQQKVIIGRWLLTQPEILMLDEPTRGIDVGAKFEIYQLIAELAKKDKGIIIISSEMPELLGITDRILVMSNGLVAGIVETKTTTQNEILRLASLHL
- the cirA gene encoding catecholate siderophore receptor CirA, whose protein sequence is MFRLNPFIRAGLSASVVSLAFPALADVNEETLVVTASATEQSVKDAPASISVITQQDLQRKPVQNLKDVLRDVPGVQLTNEGDNRKGVSIRGLSSSYTLILVDGKRVNSRNAVFRHNDFDLNWIPVDAIERIEVVRGPMSSLYGSDALGGVVNIITKKIGQKWTGTLSADTTIQEHRDRGDTWNGQFFTSGPLIDGVLGMKAYGSLAKRAKDDPQSSSSATGETPRIEGFTSRDGNVEFAWTPGENHDFTAGYGFDRQDRDSDSLDRNRLERENYSLSHNGRWDMGNSELKFYGEKVDNKNPGQNGTITSESNAIDGKYVLPLDMINQLVTFGGEWRHDKLKDPVNLSSGGQSTSASQYALFIEDEWRIIEPLALTTGIRMDDHQTYGDHWSPRAYLVYNATDTVTVKGGWATAFKAPSLLQLNPDWTTNSCRGSCSIIGNPDLKPETSESFELGLYYRGEEGWLQDVEGSITTFQNNVDDMIDVLRTSSASEAPGYPNFVGWKTVNGKRVPIFRYFNVNKARIKGVETEVKIPFGDEWKLTMNYTYNDGRDLSNGGDKPLQTLPFHTANGTLDWKPLDDWSFYVTANYTGQQRAVSATGKTPGGYTLFDVGAAWQVTKNVKLRSGVQNVGDKDLSRDDYSYTEEGRRYFMAVDYRF
- the folE gene encoding GTP cyclohydrolase I FolE, giving the protein MSSLSKEAVLVHEALVARGLETPMRAPVQEIDNETRKRLITGHMTEIMQLLNLDLSDDSLMETPHRIAKMYVDEIFSGLDYSRFPKITVIENKMKVDEMVTVRDITLTSTCEHHFVTIDGKATVAYIPKDAVIGLSKINRIVQFFAQRPQVQERLTQQILIALQTLLGTSNVAVSIDAVHYCVKARGIRDATSATTTTSLGGLFKSSQNTRQEFLRAVRHHN
- the yeiB gene encoding DUF418 domain-containing protein YeiB, whose protein sequence is MERNVTLDFVRGVAILGILLLNISAFGLPKAAYLNPAWSGNATLSDAWTWALLDLLAQVKFLTLFALLFGAGLQLLLPRGKRWIQSRLTLLALLGFIHGLFFWDGDILLAYALVGLVSWRMVREAHHVKSLFNTGVVLYLIGIAVLVLLGVISGTAANRSWVPDAANLQYEQYWKLHGGMEAVSNRADMLSDNLLALGAQYGWQLAGMMLMGAALMRSGWLKGQFSLRHYRRTGALLVVAGMAVNLPAIFAQWYLAWDYRWCAFLLQAPRELSAPLQAIGYASLAWGYWPQLCRFRLVGAIACVGRMALTNYLLQTLICTTLFYHLGLFMRFDRLQLLAFVPPIWAVNLLVSSLWLRRFRQGPVEWLWRQLTLRASGTSLKDTSR
- the mglB gene encoding galactose/glucose ABC transporter substrate-binding protein MglB, with product MNKKVFTLSAVMAGLLFGAAAHAADTRIGVTIYKYDDNFMSVVRKAIEKDGKSAPDVQLLMNDSQNDQSKQNDQIDVLLAKGVKALAINLVDPAAAGTVIEKARGQNIPVVFFNKEPSRKALDSYDKAYYVGTDSKESGIIQGDLIAKHWKANPNWDLNKDGQIQFVLLKGEPGHPDAEARTTYVIKELNDKGLKTQQLQLDTAMWDTAQAKDKMDAWLSGPNANKIEVVIANNDAMAMGAVEALKAHNKSSIPVFGVDALPEALALVKSGAMAGTVLNDANNQAKATFDLAKNLAEGKEAAAGTNWKIDNKIVRVPYVGVDKDNLSQFTGK
- the galS gene encoding HTH-type transcriptional regulator GalS, encoding MITIRDVARQAGVSVATVSRVLNNSALVSPDTRDAVMKAVTQLGYRPNANAQALATQVSDTIGVVVMDVSDAFFGALVKAVDTVAQQHQKYVLIGNSYHEAEKERHAIEVLIRQRCSALIVHSKALSDDELSDFMQHIPGMVLINRIVPGFAHRCVGLDNVSGALMATRMLLNQGHQRIGYLSSNHGIEDDDMRREGWSKALQEQGIIAPDSWVGSGSPDMQGGEAAMVELLGRNLGLTAVFAYNDSMAAGALTTLKDNGIVVPQHLSLIGFDDIPISRYTDPQLTTVRYPVMSMAKLATELALLGAAGKLDREATHCFMPTLVRRHSVAQRQTVGPITN
- the fghA gene encoding S-formylglutathione hydrolase, which produces MELLEEHRCFDGRQQRWRHHSPVLNCAMTFSIFLPPERETPPPVLYWLSGLTCNDENFTTKAGAQRIAAELGIALVMPDTSPRGDEVANDDGYDLGQGAGFYLNATEAPWAAHYRMYDYLRDELPALIRSEFSVGERCAISGHSMGGHGALVMALKNPGRYASVSAFAPIVNPGQVPWGKKAFTAYLGADESTWQSWDSCALMQASQPADAVPTLIDQGDNDPFLAGQLQPAVLAETARQKAWPLTLRIQPGYDHSYYFIASFIEDHLRFHAQHLFA
- the mglC gene encoding galactose/methyl galactoside ABC transporter permease MglC — encoded protein: MSALNKKSFLTYLKEGGIYVVLLVLLAIIIFQDPTFLSLLNLSNILTQSSVRIIIALGVAGLIVTQGTDLSAGRQVGLAAVIAATMLQAVDNANKVFPDMATMPIPLVILLVCAIGAVIGLINGIVIAYLNVTPFITTLGTMIIVYGINSLYYDFVGASPISGFDSHFSHFAQGFVALGSFRLSYITFYALIAVFFVWILWNKTRFGKNIFAIGGNPEAAKVSGVNVALNLLMIYALSGVFYAFGGLLEAGRIGSATNNLGFMYELDAIAACVVGGVSFSGGVGTVFGVVTGVIIFTVINYGLTYIGVNPYWQYIIKGAIIIFAVALDSLKYARKK